GGATGTCCAGGTGAAGCTCACCCATACCGGCGATGATAGTCTGACCTGATTCTTCGTCAGTCCATACGCGGAATGATGGATCTTCTTTCGCCAGACGGCCCAGAGCCAGACCCATTTTTTCCTGGTCAGCTTTGGTTTTTGGTTCAACCGCAACGGAGATCACCGGCTCAGGGAACTCCATGCGCTCCAGAATGATCACGTTGCTCGGGTCACACAGAGTGTCACCGGTAGTCACGTCTTTCAGACCGATAGCCGCAGCGATGTCGCCTGCGCGAACTTCTTTGATCTCTTCACGTTTGTTAGCGTGCATCTGTACGATACGGCCCAGACGTTCACGCTGAGATTTAACCGGGTTCATCACGGTGTCGCCGGAGTTAACAACGCCAGAGTACACGCGGAAGAAGGTCAGGTTACCTACAAACGGGTCGGTAGCAATTTTGAACGCCAGCGCAGCAAACGGCTCTTTGTCGTCAGAGTGACGCACGGCCGGAGTGTCTTTGCCATCGTCCAGGATACCGTTAATCGCGGTAACGTCAGTTGGTGCTGGCAGGTATTCAATTACCGCATCCAGCATCGCCTGCACGCCTTTGTTCTTAAAGGCAGAACCACAGGTTACCAGGATAACTTCGTTGTTCAGAACACGCTGACGCAGAGCTTTTTTGATCTCTTCTTCAGTCAGTTCTTCACCGCCCAGGTATTTTTCCATCAGCTCTTCAGAGGCTTCCGCTGCGGATTCAACCAGGTTCTGGTGCCATTCTTCAGCCAGTTCCTGCATGTCAGCTGGGATCTCTTCGTATTCGAAGGTCACACCTGCATCAGCTTCATTCCAGTTGATGGCTTTCATTTTCACCAGGTCAACAACACCGGTGAATTTTTCTTCCGCGCCGATTGCCAACTGAATGGGTACCGGGTTAGCCGCCAGGCGAGATTTAATCTGGCTGACAACTTTCAGGAAGTTAGCACCCATACGGTCCATTTTGTTAACGAACGCGATACGAGGAACTTTGTATTTGTTAGCCTGACGCCATACGGTTTCAGACTGTGGCTGCACGCCACCAACAGCACAGTAAACCATCACTGCGCCATCGAGTACACGCATAGAGCGCTCTACTTCGATGGTGAAGTCAACGTGTCCTGGGGTGTCGATGATGTTGACGCGGTGCGGCTCGAACTGCTTAGCCATACCAGACCAGAAAGCGGTAGTCGCTGCGGAGGTAATGGTAATACCACGCTCCTGCTCCTGCGCCATCCAGTCCATGGTGGCTGCGCCATCATGAACTTCACCGATTTTGTGATTAACACCGG
This DNA window, taken from Erwinia tasmaniensis Et1/99, encodes the following:
- the fusA gene encoding elongation factor G; the encoded protein is MARTTPITRYRNIGISAHIDAGKTTTTERILFYTGVNHKIGEVHDGAATMDWMAQEQERGITITSAATTAFWSGMAKQFEPHRVNIIDTPGHVDFTIEVERSMRVLDGAVMVYCAVGGVQPQSETVWRQANKYKVPRIAFVNKMDRMGANFLKVVSQIKSRLAANPVPIQLAIGAEEKFTGVVDLVKMKAINWNEADAGVTFEYEEIPADMQELAEEWHQNLVESAAEASEELMEKYLGGEELTEEEIKKALRQRVLNNEVILVTCGSAFKNKGVQAMLDAVIEYLPAPTDVTAINGILDDGKDTPAVRHSDDKEPFAALAFKIATDPFVGNLTFFRVYSGVVNSGDTVMNPVKSQRERLGRIVQMHANKREEIKEVRAGDIAAAIGLKDVTTGDTLCDPSNVIILERMEFPEPVISVAVEPKTKADQEKMGLALGRLAKEDPSFRVWTDEESGQTIIAGMGELHLDILVDRMKREFNVEANVGKPQVAYRETIRETVKDVEGKHAKQSGGRGQFGHVVIDMGPLEAGGPGYEFVNDIVGGSIPKEFIPAVDKGIQEQLKSGPLAGYPVVDIKVRLHYGSYHDVDSSELAFKLAASLAFKSAFGKAKPVLLEPVMKVEVETPEDYMGDVIGDLNRRRGMIEGMEDTSTGKTVRAQVPLSEMFGYATDLRSQTQGRASYSMEFLKYAEAPNNVAQAVIEARGK